In a genomic window of Thermoproteus tenax Kra 1:
- a CDS encoding ATP cone domain-containing protein, with protein sequence MPTVSPVKVIKRDGRIEEFIPEKIVVSILKAGAPPEIARKIARKIECALDDGPESVTTVELTKFILGELKRLNEEWYRNWIAYDRSVKGRDTERELA encoded by the coding sequence ATGCCCACAGTCTCTCCTGTGAAGGTAATCAAAAGGGACGGCCGCATAGAGGAGTTTATACCGGAGAAGATCGTAGTCAGCATTTTGAAGGCCGGAGCGCCGCCCGAGATAGCCAGAAAGATAGCGAGGAAGATAGAGTGCGCGCTCGACGACGGGCCCGAGTCTGTCACCACTGTTGAATTAACAAAGTTTATTCTGGGCGAGCTCAAGAGGCTGAACGAGGAGTGGTACCGGAACTGGATAGCCTACGACCGCTCCGTCAAGGGGAGGGATACTGAGAGGGAGCTAGCTTGA